From Dermochelys coriacea isolate rDerCor1 chromosome 9, rDerCor1.pri.v4, whole genome shotgun sequence, one genomic window encodes:
- the SERTM2 gene encoding serine-rich and transmembrane domain-containing 2 → MTEIYFKYHGNLTGRVHLPTLATEVNTTADKYANLYMYVGLFLTLLAILLILLFTMLLRLKHMISPITTSPESTGDVHQFTEVEMQSRIPSIQ, encoded by the coding sequence ATGactgagatttattttaaataccatGGAAATCTTACTGGCCGTGTCCACTTGCCAACCCTGGCTACAGAAGTAAACACAACAGCAGATAAATATGCCAACCTGTACATGTACGTTGGCTTGTTCCTAACGCTCCTAGCCATCCTTCTCATACTACTCTTCACCATGCTCTTACGCCTGAAGCACATGATCTCCCCAATCACCACCTCTCCAGAAAGCACAGGGGATGTACACCAGTTTACAGAGGTAGAAATGCAGAGCAGGATTCCTAGTATTCAATGA